From the genome of Candidatus Bathyarchaeota archaeon, one region includes:
- a CDS encoding ferredoxin family protein yields MPKVTVDFSKCNGDGTCVSVCPVGVFEIQNKPDFNNEPKAVPVNSDACIVCRSCETQCPTQAIVVEE; encoded by the coding sequence ATGCCAAAGGTTACAGTTGACTTCTCCAAATGTAACGGCGATGGGACATGTGTAAGTGTTTGTCCAGTCGGTGTCTTTGAGATTCAGAATAAGCCCGACTTCAACAATGAGCCCAAAGCCGTTCCGGTAAACAGTGATGCCTGCATAGTCTGCCGTTCATGTGAAACTCAGTGTCCAACACAGGCTATTGTTGTGGAGGAATAG
- a CDS encoding TGS domain-containing protein, whose protein sequence is MPANLTAEAKSLWMKASATRDPEEKIKALEEFLSAVPKHKGNERLRAQVKRKIATLRLEVKERRRPSGGVRSNLPGREGAVQIVLLGLTNSGKSSLLSSLTSARPTVADYPYTTQKPTPGMLSFMDIQFQLVEAPAINPNLTEGSGWNSQTLNLAKQTDGLAIILDMSRDPCRDFTLIKGELERFGISLERRKSRVEIIRRKGIGGVQVHISGNLRGCSLRDVEGLVRSYGLTGVAVRIWGDVEIDDVEEAILESTTTYKPSIVIANKMDSPNAVENLVKLRSSVPRDVPIAPVSCKTGTGLDEIGSSIFQALELMRVYTKDPNEKEPSTEPIVVRKGTVASEVAGQIHTDLQRNLKYVKVWGSSCKYPGERVGPTHILQDGDIVEFHTQ, encoded by the coding sequence ATGCCTGCGAACCTTACAGCTGAAGCAAAGTCTCTTTGGATGAAGGCAAGTGCAACCAGAGATCCTGAGGAGAAGATAAAGGCCCTCGAAGAATTTCTCTCAGCAGTCCCCAAACATAAAGGAAACGAACGGTTAAGAGCCCAAGTAAAGAGGAAGATAGCTACATTACGCCTAGAGGTCAAGGAGAGGAGGAGACCCTCAGGAGGAGTTAGGTCCAACCTACCAGGTAGAGAGGGAGCCGTACAGATTGTGCTACTCGGCCTTACAAACTCTGGCAAGAGTAGTTTACTGTCATCCTTGACTTCGGCAAGACCGACAGTAGCCGACTATCCATACACCACACAGAAGCCAACACCCGGAATGCTAAGTTTCATGGATATTCAATTCCAACTCGTCGAGGCGCCTGCCATAAACCCGAATCTAACCGAAGGTTCGGGATGGAACTCCCAGACACTAAACCTTGCCAAGCAGACTGATGGTCTAGCCATAATTTTAGACATGTCCAGAGATCCCTGTAGAGACTTTACCCTGATAAAAGGTGAGCTGGAGAGATTCGGAATATCCCTTGAGAGGAGAAAGAGCAGGGTTGAGATAATAAGAAGAAAAGGAATAGGTGGGGTACAGGTTCACATATCAGGTAACCTTAGAGGATGCAGCCTGAGAGATGTGGAGGGGCTTGTTAGAAGCTATGGGTTGACAGGAGTTGCGGTCAGAATCTGGGGAGATGTTGAGATAGATGATGTGGAAGAGGCAATCCTCGAGAGTACAACGACATATAAACCTTCAATTGTGATCGCTAACAAGATGGATTCGCCAAATGCTGTTGAGAACCTGGTAAAATTGAGAAGCTCCGTTCCTAGAGACGTTCCGATAGCTCCAGTCTCATGCAAAACAGGAACTGGACTCGACGAGATTGGCTCGTCAATATTTCAAGCCTTAGAATTGATGAGAGTCTACACGAAAGATCCTAATGAGAAGGAGCCTTCAACTGAGCCTATAGTCGTTAGGAAGGGGACAGTGGCCTCTGAAGTAGCAGGCCAGATTCATACCGACCTTCAGCGAAACCTAAAGTATGTGAAGGTATGGGGTTCTAGCTGTAAATATCCAGGGGAGAGAGTGGGGCCCACCCATATCCTTCAGGACGGCGACATAGTCGAATTTCATACTCAGTAA
- a CDS encoding aminopeptidase, whose translation MISISKIEFGVKKLLLESMGLREGEYVLVITDIPTAQDWAAQNLERLSEMTLRNLLAKGIVEVAARSISKVNLELYAYPSVGRDSAEPGLDVSERILHTDILLAVTTYSITHTEARASATSRGVRVASMPGLLPEMLYPDGPIDIDYKKVASETVRVANLLSETSKLRLTSEAGTDLTMSVDGREGKCDTGIYTDPGSWGNLPAGEAYIAPVEGTGEGIVIIERGWHPRLIEDMAIHFRDGLVVKVEGGGDVGDSMRKFLRLNEVDSMSLARRNLAEFGIGTNPKAKRIGNILEAEKIRGTVHIALGDNSHIGGKVKADHHQDFIIKRPTVEADGVRIMEMGKLRLR comes from the coding sequence ATGATCTCAATTTCAAAGATAGAGTTCGGAGTTAAGAAGTTACTTCTTGAGAGTATGGGTTTACGTGAAGGTGAGTATGTGCTCGTTATAACGGACATCCCAACAGCCCAGGATTGGGCTGCACAGAATCTTGAGAGACTGAGCGAAATGACTCTGAGAAACCTTCTTGCTAAGGGGATTGTAGAGGTTGCTGCGAGAAGTATTTCGAAGGTAAATCTTGAGCTGTACGCCTACCCCTCAGTTGGAAGAGACTCTGCTGAGCCTGGCCTCGACGTTTCAGAGAGGATTCTTCACACAGACATCTTACTCGCTGTGACGACATACTCCATAACCCATACAGAGGCGAGGGCCTCAGCAACCAGTAGAGGTGTTAGGGTAGCCAGTATGCCTGGCCTATTGCCTGAGATGCTCTATCCTGACGGCCCGATCGACATAGACTATAAGAAAGTTGCCTCTGAAACCGTCAGAGTCGCCAATCTCTTATCGGAAACTTCTAAGTTAAGGTTGACAAGCGAGGCTGGGACAGACCTAACCATGAGCGTCGATGGGAGGGAGGGTAAATGCGACACAGGAATATATACTGATCCTGGATCTTGGGGTAACCTTCCAGCTGGAGAAGCCTACATAGCTCCTGTCGAGGGTACCGGTGAAGGTATAGTCATCATTGAGAGGGGGTGGCATCCAAGATTGATTGAGGATATGGCTATCCATTTCCGTGACGGACTAGTTGTCAAGGTTGAGGGTGGAGGGGATGTCGGAGACTCGATGCGAAAATTCCTTAGGCTGAATGAAGTTGACAGTATGAGCCTGGCAAGAAGAAACCTTGCCGAGTTCGGTATCGGAACAAATCCTAAGGCGAAAAGAATAGGCAATATTCTTGAGGCTGAGAAGATAAGGGGGACCGTCCACATAGCTTTAGGTGACAACTCACACATCGGCGGTAAGGTCAAGGCTGATCATCATCAAGACTTCATAATCAAAAGACCCACAGTTGAGGCTGATGGTGTGAGAATAATGGAGATGGGCAAACTCAGACTTCGTTAA
- a CDS encoding V-type ATP synthase subunit A has protein sequence MFKEGKIQRVAGPVVIGKNMSGALMYELVKVGEAELIGEIIRVEGETATIQVYEETTGIRPGEKILRTGKPLSVELGPGILGQIYDGIQRPLPKIMDLTGDFIERGVTVPSLDRNREWRFIPVQRDGSNVQSGDVLGTVEETSLIKHKILVPPNISGTVENMVSEGDYKVEDQICIISGPAGKVPARLMHTWPVRSPRPFKRKVPSDTPLVTGQRIIDFLFPIAKGGTAAIPGGFGTGKTVMQQQLAQWADADIIVYVGCGERGNEMAEVLERFPKLKDPRSGKPLMDRTVLFANTSNMPIAAREASVYTGITVSEYFRDMGYDVALMADSTSRWAEALREISGRLEEMPGEEGYPAYLASRLAEFYERSGRVEVSGTRTDLGSVSVVGAVSPPGADFSEPVTQNTLRIVKVFWALDKALAERRHFPAISWLTSYSLYFDSLEEWYRREFGEEWVEYRREAMQILQRDEELREIVMLVGPDALSEAQRVTLEVARMLKEDFLMQNASHPIDSYCPVNKTFHMIKIIMSFYHRTVKAVEAGISLQRILELPVKEEISRMKIKPPEEFDTYADELLRRIDEEFNQLTPHILARAR, from the coding sequence TTGTTCAAGGAGGGTAAGATACAGAGGGTTGCAGGGCCTGTCGTGATCGGAAAGAACATGTCTGGGGCTCTGATGTATGAGCTTGTCAAGGTCGGTGAGGCTGAGCTCATCGGAGAAATAATTAGGGTTGAGGGGGAGACTGCAACTATCCAAGTATATGAGGAGACCACAGGGATAAGGCCTGGGGAGAAGATTCTAAGGACTGGTAAACCTCTCTCTGTCGAGTTAGGCCCAGGCATACTGGGACAGATATATGATGGGATACAGAGACCCCTACCGAAGATCATGGATCTTACAGGTGACTTCATTGAGAGGGGGGTCACAGTGCCATCCCTTGACCGGAATAGAGAATGGAGATTCATTCCAGTCCAGAGGGATGGTTCTAATGTTCAGTCTGGAGATGTCTTGGGAACTGTTGAAGAGACAAGTCTGATAAAACATAAGATTCTGGTTCCGCCAAATATTTCAGGAACTGTTGAAAACATGGTCTCTGAAGGCGATTATAAGGTTGAGGACCAAATATGTATAATATCTGGTCCAGCAGGGAAGGTTCCAGCCAGACTCATGCATACCTGGCCTGTAAGGTCTCCTAGACCTTTCAAGAGGAAGGTTCCATCAGACACACCTCTGGTGACAGGCCAGAGGATAATAGATTTCCTCTTTCCAATAGCGAAGGGTGGAACAGCAGCTATCCCAGGTGGTTTCGGAACTGGAAAGACTGTGATGCAGCAGCAACTTGCGCAGTGGGCTGACGCTGACATAATAGTCTATGTCGGTTGCGGTGAGAGGGGGAATGAGATGGCTGAGGTTCTTGAGAGGTTCCCTAAACTTAAAGATCCTAGATCGGGGAAGCCTCTGATGGATCGAACTGTTCTCTTCGCAAATACCTCAAACATGCCCATTGCAGCTAGGGAGGCTAGTGTATATACTGGCATAACGGTAAGCGAATATTTCAGGGATATGGGCTACGATGTTGCCTTGATGGCTGACTCAACATCTAGATGGGCTGAGGCTTTGAGGGAGATATCTGGCCGTCTGGAGGAGATGCCTGGTGAGGAGGGTTACCCAGCATACTTGGCATCAAGGCTCGCAGAGTTCTATGAGAGGTCGGGGAGGGTTGAGGTATCAGGAACCAGAACAGACCTAGGATCTGTATCGGTCGTGGGCGCAGTCTCACCTCCAGGAGCAGACTTCTCTGAGCCTGTGACCCAGAACACACTCAGAATAGTAAAGGTTTTCTGGGCTTTGGATAAGGCTCTGGCTGAGAGGAGACACTTCCCAGCGATAAGCTGGTTGACGAGCTACTCTCTATACTTTGACAGTTTAGAGGAATGGTATAGGAGGGAGTTCGGGGAGGAATGGGTTGAATACCGTCGGGAAGCGATGCAGATACTCCAGAGAGATGAAGAGTTGAGGGAGATAGTGATGCTCGTCGGTCCGGACGCCCTCTCTGAAGCTCAGAGGGTAACTTTGGAGGTTGCTAGAATGTTGAAGGAAGACTTTCTAATGCAGAATGCAAGTCACCCAATAGACAGCTACTGTCCAGTAAATAAGACCTTCCACATGATCAAGATCATAATGAGTTTCTACCATAGAACAGTTAAGGCTGTTGAAGCAGGCATATCTCTACAGAGGATTCTTGAGCTTCCAGTGAAGGAGGAAATTTCCAGAATGAAGATAAAGCCCCCTGAAGAATTCGACACCTATGCAGATGAGCTGCTGAGAAGGATCGATGAAGAGTTTAACCAGTTAACTCCCCACATCCTTGCAAGGGCTAGGTGA
- a CDS encoding V-type ATP synthase subunit B: MRSIEREYCTVSRISGPLLFVRAVSGVGYGEIVRITTPSGEERRGQVLEVGEDMAVVQVFEGTSGLDVPSTRVSFSGETIKLPVSSDMLGRIFDGSGKPIDGGPKIIPEDYLDVHGSPINPYSREYPRDFIQTGISTIDGMNTLVRGQKLPLFSGSGLPHNTIVAQIARQAKVRGTEEPFTTVFAAMGITADEARFFMEDFERQGAFEHVTLFINLADDPAIERILTPRIALTAAEFFAHRLGMHVLVILTDMTNYCEALREISAAREEVPGRRGYPGYMYTDLATIYERAGRTHGSKGSVTQMPILTMPHDDMTHPIPDLTGYITEGQIIVDRGLYRKGVYPPIDVSPSLSRLMKEGIGKGRTREDHREVSDQLYYAYAEGRGFRDLVAVVGEEALSARDKLYLKFADEFERRFVNQGVYEDRDIDETLDLGWELLTMLPEGELKRIDPQTIKTYHPKYRRPS; this comes from the coding sequence ATGAGGAGTATTGAGAGGGAGTACTGTACAGTCAGCAGAATATCTGGTCCGCTGCTGTTCGTGAGGGCGGTGAGTGGGGTTGGGTATGGAGAGATAGTTAGGATAACGACCCCAAGCGGTGAGGAGAGGAGAGGCCAGGTCCTCGAAGTCGGTGAAGATATGGCGGTGGTTCAAGTATTTGAGGGGACATCAGGTCTAGATGTCCCATCGACGAGAGTATCATTCAGCGGAGAGACGATTAAGCTCCCCGTATCCTCAGATATGTTGGGTAGGATCTTCGACGGAAGCGGGAAACCCATAGACGGTGGGCCGAAAATTATTCCAGAGGATTACCTTGACGTTCACGGATCCCCGATCAACCCTTATTCAAGGGAGTATCCGAGAGACTTTATTCAGACAGGAATCTCTACAATAGACGGAATGAATACCCTGGTCAGGGGGCAGAAGCTGCCGCTATTCTCAGGTTCAGGCCTACCACACAACACAATAGTGGCACAGATTGCGAGGCAGGCTAAGGTCAGGGGGACCGAGGAGCCTTTCACAACAGTTTTCGCCGCCATGGGTATAACAGCGGATGAGGCTAGATTCTTCATGGAAGATTTCGAGAGGCAAGGGGCATTCGAACATGTGACCCTATTCATAAATTTGGCTGACGACCCGGCGATAGAGAGGATTCTAACCCCTAGGATAGCCCTGACAGCAGCTGAGTTCTTCGCCCATAGGTTAGGCATGCATGTACTAGTTATTCTGACGGATATGACAAACTACTGTGAGGCTCTGAGGGAGATATCTGCAGCTAGGGAGGAGGTTCCTGGAAGGAGAGGGTACCCAGGCTACATGTATACAGACCTGGCTACAATATATGAGAGGGCTGGTCGAACACATGGAAGTAAAGGTTCCGTCACCCAGATGCCTATCCTGACTATGCCTCATGACGATATGACCCATCCCATACCTGACCTTACCGGCTACATAACCGAGGGGCAGATAATAGTGGATAGGGGCCTATACCGTAAAGGCGTATACCCACCGATAGATGTCTCACCATCCCTGTCGAGGCTGATGAAGGAGGGCATAGGTAAGGGTAGGACCAGGGAAGACCACAGGGAGGTTTCAGACCAGCTGTATTATGCTTACGCTGAGGGTAGGGGGTTCAGGGATCTAGTAGCTGTGGTTGGTGAGGAAGCCCTATCCGCTAGGGACAAGCTCTATCTGAAGTTTGCAGACGAATTCGAGAGGAGATTCGTCAATCAGGGTGTCTATGAGGATAGGGATATTGATGAGACCCTTGATCTGGGATGGGAACTATTGACGATGCTTCCTGAAGGTGAGTTGAAGAGGATAGACCCCCAGACCATAAAGACGTACCATCCAAAATATAGAAGGCCAAGCTGA
- a CDS encoding V-type ATP synthase subunit D, which yields MPEQLMDVHPTRMELLALRKRMEIAERGRDLLREKLDAMMIEFFEFVREISNLRAKAQKVLGEAYSAFSEAQMILGFTKLREISYGVGDRFDVIAKTRNVIGVSIPSLQVEMKPLNTLPYGMLDTTARLDEASLAMAEAIRILVELSAVEAAVIKLAEAIASVKRRVNSLEYVIIPRMINTIRYIRMHLEEREREDFFRLKMIKGRLRGPSS from the coding sequence ATGCCAGAGCAGTTGATGGATGTCCATCCGACGAGGATGGAGCTTCTTGCCCTCCGCAAGAGGATGGAGATAGCGGAGAGGGGGAGGGACCTTCTCAGAGAGAAGCTTGACGCAATGATGATTGAATTTTTCGAGTTTGTAAGGGAGATCTCGAACCTTAGGGCTAAGGCTCAGAAGGTCCTCGGCGAGGCATACTCAGCATTCAGTGAAGCTCAGATGATCCTTGGATTCACAAAGCTGAGGGAGATATCATATGGAGTAGGGGATAGGTTTGACGTAATAGCGAAGACAAGGAACGTCATAGGTGTCTCCATACCAAGCTTGCAGGTTGAGATGAAGCCCCTGAATACCCTTCCATATGGGATGTTGGATACGACAGCGAGACTCGACGAGGCCTCCCTAGCCATGGCTGAGGCTATAAGAATCTTGGTTGAACTCTCAGCTGTCGAGGCTGCTGTCATCAAGTTGGCTGAGGCAATAGCCTCTGTCAAGAGGAGGGTCAACAGTCTAGAATATGTGATAATTCCAAGAATGATAAATACCATACGGTACATCAGGATGCATCTTGAGGAGAGGGAGAGGGAGGACTTCTTCAGGTTGAAGATGATCAAGGGGAGGTTGAGGGGGCCCTCCTCTTGA
- a CDS encoding nascent polypeptide-associated complex protein, whose product MAHRVLRSMRGIPSREALRMMQRMGMETKPLDGVRDVTITTGDKRIIIEEPTVMSIVVQGQRIFQVAGGNLREENIRLEAKPGIPEGDVELVARQTNVSLDEARRALEDSGGDLAEAILSIKRRAPSTSP is encoded by the coding sequence TTGGCGCACAGGGTCTTGAGGTCGATGAGGGGAATCCCAAGCAGAGAGGCTCTGAGAATGATGCAGAGGATGGGTATGGAGACCAAACCCTTGGATGGTGTGAGGGATGTCACTATCACAACAGGTGATAAGAGGATAATCATTGAGGAGCCTACGGTTATGTCTATTGTGGTTCAGGGTCAAAGAATATTTCAGGTGGCTGGTGGAAACTTGAGGGAGGAGAATATCAGGTTAGAGGCTAAGCCTGGAATACCTGAGGGTGACGTTGAGTTGGTTGCTCGACAGACCAACGTCTCTCTGGATGAGGCTAGGAGGGCCTTGGAAGATTCTGGGGGGGACCTTGCTGAAGCTATCCTATCAATCAAGAGGAGGGCCCCCTCAACCTCCCCTTGA
- a CDS encoding pseudouridine synthase: protein MRGTMDKPTLWELRRIRGVANYQFGGQTGRVLFPKGVKVTRSQRTGRVRLIIYRGKVLATLRSSDGLLSLTIDGAKRLVDRMGSETPLTVKVKEGFEEFIKEGRSLFAKHVLEADPAIRPRSEVLIVDRYGRLLAVGKAVLSGVEMTSFRLGLAVKVRKGVCEMGRSSSQP, encoded by the coding sequence TTGCGAGGGACAATGGACAAGCCTACTCTATGGGAGCTGAGGAGGATAAGGGGTGTCGCCAACTACCAGTTCGGAGGCCAGACAGGCAGGGTCCTCTTCCCTAAGGGTGTGAAGGTTACACGCTCCCAACGGACTGGTAGGGTTAGACTCATCATTTACAGGGGTAAGGTTCTGGCAACCCTCAGAAGCAGCGATGGGCTCCTGAGCTTAACGATCGATGGGGCCAAGAGGCTTGTTGATAGAATGGGTTCTGAAACTCCTTTGACGGTGAAGGTTAAGGAGGGCTTTGAAGAGTTCATCAAGGAGGGTAGGAGCCTCTTCGCCAAGCATGTTTTGGAGGCTGATCCAGCGATAAGGCCTAGAAGCGAGGTTCTCATAGTTGACAGGTACGGTAGGTTGCTAGCTGTTGGTAAGGCTGTTCTGAGCGGTGTTGAGATGACTTCATTTAGACTAGGCTTGGCTGTGAAGGTTAGGAAGGGTGTATGTGAGATGGGGAGATCTTCGTCTCAACCCTGA